One window of Trifolium pratense cultivar HEN17-A07 linkage group LG5, ARS_RC_1.1, whole genome shotgun sequence genomic DNA carries:
- the LOC123883342 gene encoding 2-oxoglutarate dehydrogenase, mitochondrial-like: MAWFRAGASIAKHAIKRKLSQGGGSSYLVSRSRVLPSTHGRKFHTTVFKNQAAPVPRAVPLSRLTDSFLDGTSSVYLEELQRAWEADPNSVDESWDNFFRNFVGQASTSPGISGQTIQESMRLLLMVRAYQVNGHMKAKLDPLNLEARQIPDDLDPALYGFSEADLDREFFLGVWRMAGFLSENRPVQTLRSILTRLEQAYCGSIGFEYMHISDREKCNWLRDKIETPTPVQFNRERREAIFDRLAWSSLFENFLATKWTSAKRFGLEGGETLIPGMKEMFDRASDLGVESIVIGMAHRGRLNVLGNVVRKPLRQIFCEFSGGLSPEDEVGLYTGTGDVKYHLGTSYDRPTRGGKRIHLSLVANPSHLEAVDPVVVGKTRAKQYYSNDEDRTKNMGVLLHGDGSFAGQGVVYETLHLSALPNYTTGGTIHIVLNNQVAFTTDPMSGRSSQYCTDVAKALDAPIFHVNGDDVEAVVHACELAAEWRQTFHSDVVVDLVCYRRFGHNEIDEPSFTQPKMYKVIRNHPSTLEIYQKKLLETGELTQGDIDKIHTKVTSILNEEFQASKDYIPKRRDWLSAYWLGFKSPEQLSRVRNTGVKPEILKTVGKAITTIPENFTPHKAVKRIYEQRAQMIETGEDIDWGFGEALAFATLLVEGNHVRLSGQDVERGTFSHRHSVVHDQTTGEKYCPLDHVIMNQNEEMFTVSNSSLSEFAVLGFELGYSMENPNSLIIWEAQFGDFANGAHVIFDNFLASGESKWLRQTGLVVLLPHGYDGQGPEHSSARLERFLQMADDNPYIIPEMDPTLRKQIQECNLQIVNVTTPANFFHVLRRQIHREFRKPLIVMSPKNLLRSKACRSNLSEFDDVQGHPGFDKQGTRFKRLIKDRHDHSNLEEGIRRLVLCSGKVYYELDDHRSKVDASDVAICRVEQLCPFPYDLVQRELKRYPNAEVVWCQEEPMNMGGYTYVLPRLVSSLKAVGRGGFDDVKYVGRAPSAATATGFLKVHQKEQAEIAEKALQREPVNFPY; this comes from the exons ATGGCATGGTTTAGGGCTGGTGCTAGTATAGCAAAACATGCTATTAAGAGGAAACTTTCTCAAGGTGGTGGATCATCATATCTTGTTTCTAGGTCTAGAGTGCTTCCTTCAACACATGGTAGAAAGTTTCATACCACTGTTTTTAAGAACCAAGCTGCACCTGTGCCTCGTGCTGTTCCGCTTTCGAGGTTGACTGATAGTTTCTTAGATGGGACAAGTAGTGTTTATTTAGAGGAGCTTCAGAGGGCTTGGGAGGCTGATCCGAATAGTGTTGATGAGTCGTGGGATAATTTCTTTAGGAATTTTGTTGGTCAGGCTTCGACTTCGCCTGGGATTTCGGGTCAAACGATTCAGGAGAGTATGAGGTTGTTGTTGATGGTGAGGGCTTATCAAGTTAATGGTCATATGAAGGCTAAGTTGGATCCGTTGAATTTGGAAGCTAGGCAGATACCAGATGATTTGGATCCTGCACTTTATGGGTTTTCTGAGGCTGATCTTGATAGGGAATTCTTTTTGGGTGTTTGGAGAATGGCTGGTTTTTTGTCTGAGAATCGTCCTGTTCAAACACTTAGATCCATATTGACGCGGCTTGAGCAGGCTTATTGTGGGAGCATTGGATTTGAATATATGCACATTTCGGATCGTGAGAAGTGTAATTGGCTTAGGGACAAAATTGAGACTCCTACACCAGTGCAATTTAACAGGGAGCGTCGTGAGGCTATATTTGATAGGCTTGCTTGGAGTTCGCTGTTTGAGAACTTCTTGGCCACCAAGTGGACTTCTGCTAAGAGGTTTGGTCTTGAAGGGGGGGAGACTCTTATTCCTGGCATGAAAGAAATGTTTGATAGAGCATCTGATCTTGGGGTTGAGAGCATAGTTATTGGAATGGCACACAGGGGAAGATTGAATGTTTTGGGTAATGTAGTCCGGAAGCCGCTACGCCAGATCTTTTGTGAGTTCAGTGGTGGTCTCTCGCCTGAGGATGAAGTTGGGCTTTACACTGGAACTGGTGATGTTAAGTATCACTTGGGAACGTCTTATGATCGTCCTACTAGGGGTGGCAAGAGGATACATTTGTCTTTGGTGGCAAATCCTAGTCACTTGGAAGCTGTCGATCCTGTTGTTGTTGGGAAAACTCGAGCTAAGCAGTATTACTCAAATGACGAGGACAGGACAAAAAACATGGGTGTTTTGCTTCATGGAGATGGTAGTTTTGCTGGACAGGGTGTGGTCTATGAAACCCTTCATTTAAGTGCTCTTCCAAATTACACTACGGGTGGGACTATTCACATTGTGTTAAACAATCAAGTTGCATTTACGACTGATCCAATGTCTGGCAGGTCCTCACAGTATTGCACAGATGTTGCTAAAGCTTTAGATGCTCCCATCTTTCATGTTAATGGTGATGATGTGGAAGCAGTTGTTCATGCCTGTGAACTTGCTGCTGAGTGGCGTCAAACTTTCCATTCAGATGTGGTTGTGGACTTGGTGTGTTATCGTCGATTTGGCCACAATGAGATTGACGAGCCATCTTTCACACAGCCCAAAATGTACAAG GTCATCAGAAACCATCCTTCAACTCTTGAAATCTATCAGAAGAAACTTTTGGAAACAGGGGAACTGACACAAGGCGACATTGATAAGATACACACGAAGGTCACATCAATTCTAAATGAAGAATTTCAAGCTAGCAAAGATTACATTCCAAAAAGAAGAGATTGGCTTTCAGCATACTGGCTTGGTTTCAAGTCACCTGAACAGCTTTCCCGTGTCCGAAACACTGG TGTGAAACCAGAGATCTTGAAAACTGTTGGGAAAGCAATCACAACTATCCCTGAGAATTTCACACCTCATAAAGCAGTGAAGAGGATTTATGAACAGCGTGCACAAATGATTGAGACTGGGGAAGATATTGACTGGGGATTTGGAGAAGCACTTGCTTTTGCTACCTTGCTTGTTGAAGGTAACCACGTTCGATTGAGTGGTCAGGATGTTGAAAGAGGAACTTTTAGTCACCGTCACTCTGTAGTTCATGATCAGACAACTGGGGAGAAATATTGCCCCCTTGACCATGTTATAATGAACCAAAATGAAGAGATGTTTACTGTTAGCAACAG CTCACTTTCAGAATTTGCTGTTCTTGGATTTGAATTGGGTTACTCAATGGAAAACCCCAACTCCTTGATAATATGGGAAGCACAATTTGGAGATTTTGCTAATGGGGCTCATGTGATATTTGACAATTTCTTGGCTTCTGGTGAATCTAAGTGGCTCCGTCAGACTGGGCTAGTTGTGTTGCTTCCTCATGGTTATGATGGCCAGGGCCCTGAACATTCAAGTGCAAGATTGGAACGCTTTCTTCAG ATGGCTGATGACAATCCTTATATTATCCCTGAGATGGATCCAACTCTTCGGAAACAGATTCAGGAGTGTAATTTGCAGATTGTGAATGTCACAACTCCTGCCAACTTTTTCCATGTTCTAAGGAGGCAG ATACATAGAGAATTCCGAAAACCTCTCATTGTAATGTCCCCTAAGAACCTGCTTCGCAGCAAGGCTTGCAGATCCAATCTATCAGAGTTTGATGATGTCCAAGGGCACCCAGGTTTTGACAAACAGGGAACCAGATTTAAGCGACTCATAAAAGATCGACATGACCACTCCAATCTTGAGGAGGGTATTAGACGTTTAGTACTATGCTCTGGAAAG GTTTACTATGAACTTGATGATCACCGATCTAAGGTTGATGCATCAGATGTTGCAATATGTAGGGTGGAACAGCTTTGTCCTTTCCCATATGATCTTGTCCAACGAGAGCTTAAACGATATCCAA ATGCAGAGGTTGTCTGGTGTCAAGAAGAGCCAATGAACATGGGTGGATACACTTACGTTTTACCCAGACTTGTATCTTCCCTGAAAGCTGTAGGTAGGGGTGGTTTTGATGATGTCAAATATGTTGGCCGTGCTCCATCTGCCGCAACAGCCACTGGTTTCCTCAAAGTTCACCAGAAAGAGCAAGCTGAGATTGCCGAGAAAGCCCTTCAACGCGAGCCAGTCAACTTCCCATATTAA